The DNA region tatccatatatagctgtgccatatagaatgctctgcaccgttcattatggccccatagatgctccatataaagctgtgccagatatacaatgctctgcaccgttcattatggccctatagatgctccatataaatctgtgccatatatgctctgtaccgttcattatggccccatagatgctccttataaagctgtgccatatatgctctgcaccgttcattatggccccatagatgctccttataaagctgtgccctatatgctctgcaccgttcagtttggccccatagatgctccttataaagctgtgccatatatgctctgcaccgttcagtatggccccatagatgctcattataaagctgccccatatggaatgctctgcagcgttcagtttggccccatagatgctccacataaatctgtgccatatataacgctgctgctgctgcaataaaaaaaacaaaacacatactcacctcttgcttgcagctcctcagcgtcccggcgtctctccgcactgactgatcaggcagagggcggcgcgcacactatatgcgtcaccgcgccctctgacctgaacagtcagagcggagagatgccgggaagacggagcggcgcccggcgtgtggaacgaggacaggtaaatatgtaatacttacctgcttccggcgtcccgctccttcccccggacagctggtctccaggtgccgcagcctcttcctctatcagcggtcaccggcaccgctgattagagaaatgaatatggggctccacccctatgggagtggagtacatattcataagtttaatgagcggtcccacgtgaccgctgtacaggggaagagctgcggcacccggagacagtgtgacgggcagggggagcgtcaggatcgccgggactaggcaagtatgcctcagcgccctcacccgccgaccctgccacagaccgtgactcgagtataagccgagaggggcactttcagcccaaaaatttgggctgaaaatctcggcatatactcgagtatatacggtaaaaaaaatgtgaggtattagttaatattttgacctaaatacgcaagctcgtaaccctCGCCATTGGGATTggtaggctgtgcgtggttgtctcatcggtattgctgcgcctgtgtttccgccatcttaactacatgggtccgctgcatcctgatagtgcatttgtttggaggcctgaacAGGTAAGCACATGGGAACATGGCCTGACAACCTGtctggtgtttaaaaaaaaaaaaaaaaaagtatttagcatGAGGCAACTCAGGGTAACCACTCCGCTTGTTACATCTGGGTATAAACCGGATAGCTACTTGTTTGTTGTGTGAAGTCTCTATTGACCTCCATGACCTTTATACCAGCCACGGAGCAAGAGCGCACCCAAACTGTTATGTTTGTGTAGCTTAGACACTCGATTTGTACAAAGTATGGAAGTTATCTCATATCCATAAAATCCGGGATACCTTCCTAATTGCTGGGACTCTGACCAATCCCAAGAACCGGCctcttaaaggtttttttttattttttttttaagaagtgcAGTTATTGCCACTATTTGTACAAAATCTGACATTTTGGTGATATTTCTGCAATAAAAACATATGAAACCGCAGTAAAGAAACAATACAGTCAGAAGTTGCCGCATTCGTTAGATGTTTGGTAAGGTTTCAAATGCTTGCTTTGTTTCTCAGCCGGGCACCTGTGATGAGGCCTCCTCCGCCACCTGCAGCACGTCCTCCTGCCCCTGTGGCACCTGCGGCTTCTGCACTCGGACCGGCGGCAGCACCTAGACAGCCTGGCCTGATGGCACAAATGGCAACCACAGCAGCTGGTGTAGCAGTTGGTTCTGCGGTTGGTCACACCTTAGGACATGCCATGACTGGAGGCTTTGGTGGTGGAAACAATTCTGAGCCTGCGAGGGCAGACATCACCTACCAGGTAATGCTTTTAAACTGCCTTGGGGCTTTGGTTGGTGGGATTTTGTATTTTTAAGTACATGTTAATGttagactttatataatatattaatAAACAGAAAGTTTGCTTAGACTCGCTTCACACTAGCAGTTGGTGCTCAGGTTTTTTGTTCCATTATAGTAATATAAAAAAAAGTCCAGTTTCGTGGTGGCACAAGGGCTCTTAAAAAGAAGCATGGCTCCAAAAAACAGCCTTGCCAAATCTGCTCCTGAAGCCAAAGGACCTCTTCTCCCTCTGGACCCTGAAGTGCACTGAACGCAGCTAGCATCCCCATGTTTGGCATTGCGGTAGTGGGGCGAGCCCACCTAACAAGTTactgggcgtgtgtctcctgaaagcacaagctgggcactaaGCTGGCATATCTGCAGTTCTCATTCAGCAATATCCACTGCTTGATTATTTCTGGGAAAACACTGATGGAGTCTTAGTAGTCCCAACACACGTAGATGATTCCCAGAGTGGTGTCATTTTCTACATGGGATCGCTTTTGGGGTTTTTGATGATCTGCCACCTCTGAGGCTCTGCTCATGGTGCCTGCAAACGAATCAAGCCAACCTTGCACTTCAAAAGTCAAATAGCCCTATGTTGTCTTTTTCACGCCGTGCAGTCTGCCCAAACAGTAGTgtatgaccacatatggggtattgctgtgTGCTCTTCACATTTTGGGGCCATTTTCTCCCATTACCCCTTCTGAAAAAAAAAGTTGTACCTATAGCATCTCTTtaggggaaaaaagttttgtttgttttttttacagcccaATGTTCTAAAATTCAGTGATCTGGTGCTGTGGTATAAAAACTCAGTTTGAAAATTGGCAATTGTTCGATattttcatcaaatttcagatattttcataaaCTCCAAACATTTATCACTAAGTACATGGTGTCATGAAAACAATTTTCTTTATTGTTGGGATCAGAAGAAactttccaaagttattaccacgtGACGTGATACATGTCTTGGTCACGGATGCCAAAGTTGGCTCGGTCACTCGGGGTTAACAATTATCGCACCCGACAAATTAGCTTTTTGCTTGTTCATTGCATCTTTACTGGTCTGTTTAGACAGGCCCAATAATCAGTGTTTAGTCCTAGGAACGCTCCTTTCCCAACTATCTGCAGATCTTATTGGACCCCTAACTACAATATCAGCCACATCAATTTGTAATATCTTGTGAAAGGGGGAGAGAAATCTAATGCTTATGTTGTTTTAACCCTGTCTATGCCAGACTCTGACTGATAAGTCATTGGTAGTGAAAGGGATAATTATGCCGTTGCCTGTCAGTTTTTCTAAAACAGGACAAATCCTGGCAAACCAATCTCTTGGCTGCCGTTTGTTTGAAAAACCAACTGAGCTTTACTCAACCACCCCGGGTCCAGCTCAGTCTCCGCTTCTGCTTTATGtgccgttttggttttttttttgcagtgcagaTGTCACGTTGACAGCAATGCGGAGTGTCAGTAAGTTCAGCAGCTTTACACAACATGCTCACAGCCGtgctcagtgattagctgcagtgctgtCAGTGTGATGACTGCTCTACAGACAATAACGGACACTGGAAGCACCAGGGGAGGCTCTGAACTCAAACTGGGATGGGTGAGCCAAGAACACGATTTAAAACACACCGCGCTAGAAGACCGTTTTCCCGAAACTTGAAAACCTTTTAACACGACCACAAGCACTTGTATTCTATAATGGGGTTATACAACACGGAAAGTCCCTTGATGTTTTTGTCCAACTTAGTAGCCATCTTTAACCGTGCTTTTATTTTCTAGGAGCCTGTCGCGCCCCAGCCAGCGTACCAGCAGCAGCAATCTCAGTACTCTCCTTGCCAGTATGAGCTTAAGCAGTTCTTGGAGTGTGCTCAGAACCAGGGTGACCTGAAGCTGTGTGAGGGCTTCTCGGAGGTGCTCAAACAATGCCGCTTTGCAAATGGTAAGATTTGGCAGAACAAAACTCAAGCTCTGTTCACACCTGTGTTGGTCACTTTTTCTGGTTTGATCTAGAACTCAAACTTAGAAGTGATCCGAACCTAATTGTACATTCATAAAGCTTTACAGTAATGGGTGGCAAGAGCACCTAGTATACGACTTCGTGAGGATATTTGGGAAGATCTTTGTGATGGGAGCCCGGTTGGCCAGTGTGAGACAACCACTCGAAGCTGACTGTAAAtttctgtatgctatataccatacaatgcccaaactttctCCATTGGAAGTGCAAAGGAGGAGCCCAGAGTGCACACACTAGGTTAATGGGTTGTACACCAAAAAAGAGCAtggaccgcacctccaaaaattcatacgctgatctaatgccgctaggcaaaatatatataactgaccaTGAGGTTCTCAGTTTAGCAATCTGAtcaatgctgcaagactgagtccccacgaCTCCAGACCGCACCACCCCACCAGAACAAaatcacagcaacaatggccgcgacacagcaccaacaccaaatgaaaggagcattgaaaTTCACCTTCCTCAAGTGAGAGCAAAAATAGTCTAGACCCctttctttgcagtctcctgcaagtttaaaatcacctgtgccaaaaaggaagagtgctggtccaagaaagaggaaAGAACATATTATACACCAAAAAAGACATGGACTACACCTCCAAAAATTCATACGTTGATCTAATGCCGTTAGGCAAAATATATAAAAGGTTGTTCTAATGTTCTATCTTCATCAGCTCACTGCCCCAGGCTTCCTACTTTGCTCCTGAATATTGACAGTTCAGTCCAGTGGCATGGTCGCCTTGCAGATCCAAACCGCGCCATCTCAGGTTCCTAACTTACAGCATGAGGGATGGCCATTAGCCCAGACATTTGATCTTAaatgggagtctgtcaccccattttaggcctataagctgcggccactggcatcaggggcttatctacagcattctgtaatgctgtagataagccccgatgtaacctaaaagataagaaaagcaagttagattatactcacccaggggcggtcccggtccggtccgatgggcgtccaggtccagtgcctcctatcttcatgcgatgacgtcctcttccttccttcctgtcgcggctccggcgcaggcgtactttgtctgccctgttgatggcagagcaaggtactgcagtgcgcaggcgccgggaaaggtcagagaggcccagcacctgcgcactgcagtactttgctctaccctcaacagggcagacaacgtatgcctgcgccggagccgcagtgtgaagacaagaagaggacattatcataagaagatgggaggccccagaccgaaccgcaatgcccatcggaccgcaccgggaacgcccctgggtgcgtATAATCTaactttgtttttcttatctttcaagttacatcaggggcttatctacagcattacagaatgctgtagatcagaggtgtcaaactgcattcttcgagggccgcaaacaggtcatgttttcaggatttccttgtattgcacaggtgataatttaatcacctgcacagaatgattccagcaccttgtggaatgctaaggaaatcttgaaaaccctcatggtttgcggccctcgaggaatgcagtttgatgcctctgctgtagataagcctctgatgctggtggccttagtttataggcctaaaatagggtgatagattccctttaataaactattaatatgggcatataggttATAGAATGATgaatacctgtatgcctcatatcagatgccttgctgTGAATAAATCATCTTCTATCTCTTTATATCAATGACCTCTTCCAGGATATGGGGAGGAGGGTGCCTgtaaagataactctgcctccagagcttattttacgtgAAGGGGGcgataccagtgtgatgtgtaatggccgctctctgctctgctctcctgatctcactgcagagctgtgtgtgattataactaacacatatgcaggttcctctcagctttcaCCTCATAGGCAGACAGGGTTCCAATATTACAATACAACAGAGCTCGGAGAGCTTAaaaaaatgtgtttgtaaggaTACAAATTCCCTTTCTGCTGTTCTGTGTTAGTGACTTGTCTCGCACTGGTAACTCCCCTACATGTGAAGTAAGctcgagttatcttccaggcagcatcctcccGAGAGCCTGTAAGAGATCAGTTACATACATATAAGAAATACATGGCTTTCTCTGGAatcagacatcagattgcagatatcaaggtacccctttattcagcttcctatcacctacatgcccatatagacagattAGGAGGGTTGAGCCTACTGACAAATTCTTAAAGCGGTTGTCTACATTTGAAAACCTGGCTAACTTTCTAAACTCGTGCCATGCCTTTCTACAGAATGTGTATGGTATTACAtttattttacccttcgccacgacagcaccccacatgagagagagggatccgccccataggaacaggaaacctacagaataaaaggaggcggtcccctctcctcctcagttttaggtttcctgttcctacagggacccgacttacctacagatgaagaggatccctgggccatgcacccgcctgcgtcggtatctatgggaacggcaggggctgcggttccagaagcagcggcgggggagcccctgcttgcagcctcccccctcgtctggccatacatccacggtccgggtccggtcaccgtgggtccgcccggcaccgtgaggacgcgcgcgctgctgcggccggcttaatatccccagccgccgcatggtgagtgagagcggcgcgtctaacccggaagtcgctggagcacttccgggttggtccggggaggcaggagaatgggcggcagttttaaaaatgcagcgctagcgtcgggccggtgtgtgtaagatggcttcaccggccgacgatgcgcacttgcccgcggtgcaacagcgttctcctagcaaggagaggagcgctaggagcagcacaaaaaGTGGTGATCGACCTCCAGggaagggttctaccaccaaacgaaatccgcctccagaaccggtacctgtcagcttcactgggtgagtttttgaaagagtctctacctatatgctgatatatgttcctcctgtatccttcctctagactaagaaaaggacacacaagtccaagcacaaggaatgtgctttatgtacacagcccctcccggatgattatgtcaAAAAACTGTGTTCGGAATGTATCGTGCAAACCTTAcgacaggaaaacataatgactccgtCAGATGTCCGagctataatccgggaagaaatgcaggggttggcacaggctagtaccaccagtacccgtcagcctagtaggtccaaatctccggtcagctcacagtcagaggacgtatgtatatcctcaggcgaagcggaatcccagccgagctcatccgaggctgaagggggactttgtcttcccaacagcagtgtggacaatttgATAAAAtccgtcagaagcacgatggggtgctcagacgaGAAAGAAAGTAAaacggctcaggacatcatgttcgcggggttaggacagaaaaaacgtaggtccttccccgtcataaaaactattaaagaaatagtaaaaaaagagtgggataagcaaaatagaggttttctaccatcatcctctaaaagacgctatcccttcagtgacgaggaactaaatacctggtcaaaggtgccgaaggtggatgccgctgtagcctccacaaccaaacagtcggtcttaccggtggaagattcaggagtcctgacagacccgctggatcGTAAAGCGGaggctttactaaaaaggtcgtgggaagccaacacgggggcgttcagacccgccatatctagcacctgcactgcgaggtcactgctagtatggatggagcaactggaggaacagattagaggtagaacttcgagagagtcaatcctgccgaaattccctctaatcaaagaagcagtagcattcctggctgatgcctctgtggactcgctacgcctagcagccaggtcagccggcctagtgaacacagcccggcgagcactctggctaaagaactggaaaggggacgcacaggccaaagcaaaactttgtgcgatcccctgccagggtgagtttcttTTCGGAAAAGCACTGGATGAGCTCCTAAGTAAAGCAGgtgaaaggaaaaaaggcttccctaaccagtatcttccatcctacaggagagccttcaaaagacgtccctttaccaggaacaagccgttcgaacaaagggagcgatgggagtcgaaggacccgaagcaaaaaggtgccttctttagcgggtcccataacccgaaacgtaaataccgctaaccaggaggtagGCGGCAGATTGAAATTCTTCttccccagatgggaacaaattacatccagccagtggattctggacattgtacaatacggcctaaaattggaatttgatcgaatcccttgggattcctttatagtaacatctccaaaaggtcaagaccaacaaagggctctggaatcagagatcctatctcttctgtctaaaaaagtcctgatagaagttccccgagatcaagaagggaaggggttctattcccctttattcttgatcaataagcctgatggttcatttagaaccatcataaacctcaagaggttaaatgccttcctgcgtaatcataccttcaaaatggaatctattagttcaaccataaaactcttgtttcctaggtgtgtcatggccggaatagacttaaaggatgcttattatcatcttcccatacatccggaacatcaaaagtatctaagggtagcagtcatcctgggaggacaggttcgtcactttcagtatgttgcaatgccatttgggctttctatggctccccgcatcttcactaaagtgatattagaagtaatggctcatctacgtcaacaagataccttgataataccctacctagatgactttctagtggtgggaaattccatgcttcagtgtaaaactcgtctatctaatacgatctcgtccctacaggagttaggttggatcatcaacttcgaaaaatcccggctgaatccagaaaccgtccagacatttctaggaatccagctagactccgtaagtcagagatgcttcctcccccaggcaaagaaactgattatacaatcaagggtatcagacgcaatacgcaacccctacatgacactaaggaagagcATGTCcttactggggtcattatcatcatgtatccctgctgtaccatgggcacaatttcatactcgtcaattacagtatgaggtattgtcggctcaggataaagacggacatctagaaagcaaaataactctttccaaagatgtcttagaatcgctatcctggtggctagacatggaccacctctcagagggtgtgccatggataatagacccgtctaaaataattaccactgacgccagccctattgggtggggagcacatatgaaaaacagtctggcccaagatacttgggaccaggcagaattgtcatgttcctccaattggaaggagttaaaagcggtagagtatgccttaaatcactttcttccgcagattcaaggagcagatgtaagaatttactcggacaattccaccacagtggcatatgtgaaccgtcagggtggtacaagatcaggaagtctaatgaccatagctgcagacatctttcagctggcagagactcatctaacatccctaacagccctgcatatcagaggtgtagaaaacatcagggcagactatCTCAGTCGAAACGagctacgtcaaggggaatggaccttaaacagatccatattcagtatgataacagagtcatgggggataccacaaatcgacctatttgccacaagagacaaccggcaagtaaaaaggttcgcttccctgaacgtcatggatcacccagatatgttggactctctccaccatccttggagattccagctggcatatgcctttcctccaatgtctctgattcctctagtgatcagaaaaatcaggagggaacaagcaagagtgatcctcattgcaccattctggccgaaaagaccatggttctcttgtctccagaccatgtgcctatgcgatccatggatcctcccatcagacaaggaactgctgttccaaggcccctttttccacccgcaagtgaaaggtcttcacttgacggcgtggaatttgagaggcaactactaagatcaagagggttctcagcagaactagttaacaccctcttattgagcagaaaaagatctaccaccctaatatatagtagggtatggaataaatttttagactttcacacggtaccgttcactaagcaagttccaatcACACCTATTTTAGAGTTCTTGCAGAAAGGCCGAGAGTTAGGATTATCTGTAAATACCttgagagttcaggtctcggcattaggagccctatatggatgcaatatagcagctaataggtggatctccagattcataaaatcttgtgaacgtagtaaaccggtccatattccccgtctacctccgtgggatttaaatctagtgctagaggccttaaccagctccccatttgagccactagattcaatacctttaaaagtcctgacatataaagtagccctcttggtagccctaacctcagctagacgggttagcgacatccaggccctatcagtagacccacccttcttactgatattccaggatcggatagtcctaaaaccagacccctcatacctccctaaggtagcgtccacctaccacaggtcccaagagatatttctcccttccttttttgattcacctgtaactccagaacagcataaattccacaccttagatgtcagaagagccatcctgacctatatagaaaggtgtcacacatggagggagagtagggctctgtttatctcctttcagggccacaagaaaggacatggggtcacgagagctaccatatctcggtggatcagagatgctatctgcttggcctatacatcgaaaggcgagattcctccagtgggtattaaagcgcactcaacacgagccatggcttcctcctgggcggaacaagcggatgtcccgatccatctaatatgtaaggccgcaacttggtctacaccttctaccttttacaaccattatagacttgatctatctgcatcttcggatctgacctttggtagagctgttctaaatacagtaatcccacccaaataatgaatctctgaaaatctctcatgtggggtgctgtcgtggcgaagggtaaaaagccggattactcaccggtaatgctcttttaatgagtccacgacagcacccatttactaccctccctaagttatgcacagctcttccttttaaattcacaaataatggttgtatagagtttaagatattttgctgaataagaattaatactaaagcttttgcggttccctttttgtactctgtaaactaaactgaggaggagaggggaccgcctccttttattctgtaggtttcctgttcctatggggcggatccctctctctcatgtggggtgctgtcgtggactcattaaaagagcattaccggtgagtaatccggcttttcattGGAACAGAGATACAGTATCACACACAACTCAGACAGGGATGACAACAGATATTTTTTTTAATCCCATAATAACCCCATAGAGACATggacatttttcatttttgtgctttaaTTTTTTCCTCATTTTGTTTCAAGTGCCATAATTGTGTTTTTCTGTTGACATCTAGGTGTATGCGAGCTTGTTTGTTGTGGGATGAGTTGGAGTTTGGAATATCACcgtttaccatacaatgtactggaaaagGGGGGAAAAAATCTAAATGAAATGGTGGGGAAAGTAAAAcataattctgccattgttttttggggttttgtttttacaacattttttctgACCTGTACTGTTATAGTTTATATTTTTAGTTGTGTATGATCTTTATTTAGCCttcagctgacatttttattggtaccattttgggatacTTTAATTGTGTttctgtatttttttggggggggtggggAGTGGagcgatttaaactttttttttttttttttaaccactttatATTCATTTTTACTGGGGGGTTTTTTAGTATTTTTCAGGGGACTTGTAACTGTTAACtttttatatgtatgtatatatgtatgtatatatgtatatgtatatatatatatatatatatatatatatatatatatatatatatatatatatatatatatatatatatatatgtgtgtatgtatgtgtgtgtgtatatatatatatatatatatatatatatatatatatatatgtgtgtatgtatgtgtgtgtgtatatatatatatatgtgtgtatatatatatgtgtgtgtgtatctatatatatgtatatatatgtgtgtgtgtatatatatatatgtatatatatgtgtgtgtgtgtgtgtgtatatatatatatgtatatatatgtgtgtgtatatatatgtatatatatgtgtgtgtatgtatgtgtgtgtgtatatatatatatatatatatatgtgtgtgtgtgtatatatatgtatatatatgtgtgtgtgtatatacatatatgtatatatatgtgtgtatatacatatatgtatatatatgtgtgtgtgtatatatatgtatatatatatatgtgtgtatgtgtgtatatatatatatatatatatgtatatatatatatgtgtgtgtgtatatatatgtatatatatgtgtgtgtatatacatatatgtatatatatgtgtgtgtgtgtatatatatatatatatatatatatatatatatataattttttttttttttttttttttactttccaagTGGACATTACCAGAAAGATTTCCCTAGagacatgatgtatttcttcctctGTCTAATGCTGGCCAATCATAAGCAAGCAGCAACACAGGGGAAAGAAGACGCCCCCGCAATAGCATTGACAATCAGTCTGCGCTACCTACTGCAGAGTAATGGATGAAGGTGCAGAGAGACTGATAGGAGCTTGTGTCCCTGCACTTCGGAAGTAATGTAATTTGAATTCCtctttcagagattgacagc from Ranitomeya variabilis isolate aRanVar5 chromosome 3, aRanVar5.hap1, whole genome shotgun sequence includes:
- the CHCHD2 gene encoding coiled-coil-helix-coiled-coil-helix domain-containing protein 2; its protein translation is MPRGSRSRTSRMAPPASRAPVMRPPPPPAARPPAPVAPAASALGPAAAPRQPGLMAQMATTAAGVAVGSAVGHTLGHAMTGGFGGGNNSEPARADITYQEPVAPQPAYQQQQSQYSPCQYELKQFLECAQNQGDLKLCEGFSEVLKQCRFANGL